One genomic region from Anaerobacillus sp. CMMVII encodes:
- the hypB gene encoding hydrogenase nickel incorporation protein HypB: protein MKVTLNQDVLTDNNSAAAFLREQFQQSKTLVINVMSSPGAGKTTLLEKTIAELSQDYRIGVIEGDLATEIDADRIRAAGAKAVQINTNGGCHLDARMVAKAIPEFDLSEIDILFIENVGNLVCPSGYDLGQQHKIAVLSVPEGNDKIPKYPVMFRRTELVLINKIDLLPYLNFNVELAEEDLKGINPVSKLLKVSATTCEGMDHWFNWIREAYGKL, encoded by the coding sequence ATGAAGGTTACATTAAATCAAGATGTCTTAACTGATAATAATTCTGCAGCTGCTTTTTTACGAGAACAATTTCAACAAAGCAAAACGTTAGTTATTAATGTCATGAGTTCACCCGGGGCAGGAAAAACAACGCTTTTAGAAAAAACAATTGCTGAATTAAGTCAGGATTATCGAATTGGTGTTATTGAAGGAGACCTAGCAACAGAAATTGATGCAGACCGTATTCGTGCTGCAGGTGCTAAAGCTGTACAAATAAACACAAATGGTGGCTGTCACCTCGATGCTAGAATGGTAGCAAAAGCCATTCCCGAATTTGACCTTTCAGAAATTGATATCTTATTTATCGAAAACGTCGGAAACCTTGTATGTCCTTCAGGTTATGACCTTGGCCAACAGCATAAAATTGCCGTTTTAAGTGTTCCTGAAGGCAATGATAAAATCCCTAAATATCCTGTTATGTTTCGCCGAACTGAACTAGTTCTTATAAATAAAATAGATTTATTGCCATACTTGAATTTTAATGTTGAACTAGCCGAAGAAGATTTAAAAGGAATTAACCCTGTTTCTAAACTACTTAAAGTATCTGCAACAACTTGCGAAGGAATGGATCATTGGTTTAATTGGATCAGAGAAGCCTATGGAAAACTATAA
- a CDS encoding acylphosphatase has product MENYKATKITIIGRVQGVGFRPFIFSIADRYEIFGTVQNNMDGVKIFAEGKGSSLHSFIDEIKNHPPRISRIDQVTVEEIEVQGFNTFTIIESDRSGKSSLVIPVDTAVCPECLEEMADPANFRYQYPFINCTQCGPRYTIIRELPYDRPFTTMKEFQMCENCQKEYDDPTNRRHHAQPIACPTCGPIYELTSIHGEKIDKGLQAILETKKHIKDGKIVAIKGIGGYHLACDATNEYAVSRLRKRKNRPNRPLAVMAASITAIERIASLSQGEIELLHSPEAPIVIAKKKMTCLLLR; this is encoded by the coding sequence ATGGAAAACTATAAAGCTACCAAGATTACTATCATAGGAAGGGTACAAGGTGTGGGCTTTAGACCATTCATTTTTTCAATAGCAGATAGATATGAGATTTTTGGGACTGTTCAAAATAATATGGATGGCGTCAAAATATTTGCAGAAGGAAAAGGATCTTCACTTCACTCATTTATTGATGAAATAAAAAATCACCCACCACGTATTTCAAGAATAGATCAGGTAACGGTTGAAGAAATTGAAGTGCAGGGCTTCAATACTTTTACGATTATTGAGAGTGACCGAAGTGGTAAATCTTCACTTGTAATTCCAGTTGATACAGCCGTATGTCCGGAATGTTTAGAGGAAATGGCAGACCCTGCTAACTTCCGCTATCAGTACCCGTTTATTAACTGTACGCAATGTGGTCCAAGATACACGATTATTAGAGAACTTCCTTATGACCGTCCTTTTACGACAATGAAGGAATTTCAAATGTGTGAGAACTGTCAAAAAGAGTACGATGACCCAACGAACAGAAGACATCACGCTCAACCAATTGCCTGCCCCACATGTGGTCCGATTTACGAATTAACGTCTATTCATGGAGAAAAGATAGACAAAGGGCTGCAAGCGATTCTTGAAACAAAAAAACATATAAAAGACGGAAAAATCGTGGCCATAAAAGGTATTGGGGGCTATCACTTAGCTTGTGATGCTACCAATGAATACGCAGTATCTAGACTAAGGAAAAGAAAAAATCGTCCCAATCGCCCGCTAGCTGTTATGGCTGCGAGCATTACTGCAATTGAGAGAATTGCATCTTTATCGCAAGGGGAGATTGAACTTCTACATTCACCTGAGGCCCCAATCGTTATTGCTAAGAAAAAAATGACGTGCCTATTGCTCAGGTAG